A window of the Pantanalinema sp. genome harbors these coding sequences:
- a CDS encoding metal-sensitive transcriptional regulator — protein MSQDKIVQNLRRIEGQVKGLQRMIVEERQCDEILMQIMAAKAALDRVTSDLVENQMESCFIDMDPEAIKEKMTQTIRLLCKR, from the coding sequence ATGAGCCAGGACAAGATTGTGCAGAACCTGCGCCGCATCGAGGGCCAGGTCAAGGGCCTCCAGCGGATGATCGTCGAGGAGCGTCAGTGCGACGAGATCCTCATGCAGATCATGGCGGCAAAGGCGGCCCTCGATCGGGTGACGAGCGATCTGGTCGAGAACCAGATGGAGTCGTGCTTCATCGACATGGATCCCGAGGCCATCAAGGAGAAGATGACCCAGACCATCCGGCTGCTCTGCAAGCGCTAG
- a CDS encoding N-acetylmuramoyl-L-alanine amidase, whose amino-acid sequence MAMGFNSINTASLGQLVSRMGSRVQAGGGLQKPAVTQVPSPNFNDRPGGAKDISAVVLHHTAGGTLESNASFFQNASAEVSSHYIVGKDGRIVQSVADGKRAWHAGKSEFKGRDDVNDFSLGIEIVNTGSGSDPFTEAQYKSIIDLVAWMCQTYDVPLDRVTGHKDVALPRGRKNDPAPNFDWSRVRAGVEAKLKGASAPAQSAPPAPSAPKPAAPAQSAAPKLQSVPLGSLDSLTLSSAAQAQLGQPLTEVPLGAILVPNQVYQPAVQLPQAAIQVAQPAIQPTYAPAVQPTYAPAVQPTFAPAVQPTQSGAVQPRFSAAVEPRFAS is encoded by the coding sequence ATGGCAATGGGATTCAACAGCATCAACACCGCCTCGCTCGGCCAGCTGGTCAGCCGCATGGGCAGCCGCGTACAGGCCGGCGGCGGCCTGCAGAAGCCTGCTGTCACCCAGGTGCCCTCGCCCAACTTCAACGACCGCCCCGGCGGCGCCAAGGACATCTCGGCGGTCGTCCTCCACCACACGGCGGGCGGTACCCTTGAGAGTAACGCCAGCTTCTTCCAGAACGCCTCGGCCGAGGTCAGCTCCCACTACATCGTCGGCAAGGACGGACGGATCGTGCAGTCGGTTGCTGACGGCAAGCGCGCCTGGCACGCCGGCAAGAGCGAGTTCAAGGGCCGCGACGACGTCAACGACTTCAGCCTCGGCATCGAGATCGTCAACACAGGCAGCGGCAGCGACCCCTTCACCGAGGCCCAGTACAAGTCGATCATCGACCTGGTCGCCTGGATGTGCCAGACCTACGACGTCCCGCTCGATCGCGTCACCGGTCACAAGGACGTCGCCCTGCCCCGGGGCCGCAAGAACGACCCTGCCCCCAACTTCGACTGGAGCCGCGTGCGCGCGGGCGTCGAGGCCAAGCTCAAGGGCGCCTCAGCCCCTGCTCAGAGCGCCCCCCCCGCCCCGAGCGCCCCCAAGCCCGCGGCCCCTGCCCAGAGCGCCGCGCCCAAGCTGCAGAGCGTCCCCTTGGGCTCCCTCGATAGCCTCACCCTGAGCAGCGCGGCCCAGGCCCAGCTCGGCCAGCCTCTCACCGAGGTTCCCCTCGGCGCCATCCTCGTGCCGAACCAGGTCTACCAGCCCGCGGTCCAGCTCCCGCAGGCCGCGATCCAGGTCGCCCAGCCGGCCATCCAGCCCACCTATGCCCCTGCCGTCCAGCCCACCTATGCCCCTGCCGTCCAGCCCACCTTCGCCCCCGCCGTCCAGCCCACTCAGAGCGGCGCCGTCCAGCCCCGCTTCTCGGCGGCCGTCGAACCGAGGTTCGCGAGCTAG
- a CDS encoding LysM peptidoglycan-binding domain-containing protein, giving the protein MKSISSQAPIPTPRPVAPAASATANAVTAAAKPSADKLTNAAKTVEVTVTPGKDHLGITAKVGDTYWSIARKFASAADGIAPTSSEINAYVKDLQALNGKSLKAGQVVKLPINAHSTFMLEAMVAAQKAAAARQKAGEKLPALDWRSAQAAWGYAEAQEISVTPAKGGKAVGFAAIASGSAKGGTVYQVHDLAAYHKQAGL; this is encoded by the coding sequence GTGAAGTCCATTTCGTCTCAAGCCCCCATCCCCACGCCGCGCCCCGTCGCCCCGGCCGCATCCGCCACGGCGAATGCCGTCACGGCCGCCGCCAAGCCGAGCGCCGACAAGTTGACCAACGCCGCCAAGACCGTCGAGGTGACGGTGACGCCCGGCAAGGACCACCTGGGCATCACCGCCAAGGTCGGCGACACGTACTGGAGCATCGCCCGAAAGTTCGCCTCCGCGGCCGACGGCATCGCGCCGACCAGCAGCGAGATCAACGCCTACGTCAAGGACCTCCAGGCCCTCAACGGCAAGAGCCTCAAGGCCGGCCAGGTCGTGAAGCTCCCGATCAACGCGCATTCCACCTTCATGCTCGAGGCCATGGTCGCGGCCCAGAAGGCCGCCGCCGCACGCCAGAAAGCCGGAGAGAAGCTTCCTGCCCTCGACTGGCGAAGCGCCCAGGCGGCCTGGGGCTACGCCGAGGCCCAGGAGATCAGCGTGACGCCCGCCAAGGGCGGGAAGGCGGTTGGCTTCGCCGCGATCGCCTCGGGCTCCGCCAAGGGGGGCACGGTCTACCAGGTCCACGACCTCGCGGCCTATCACAAGCAGGCTGGCCTCTAG
- a CDS encoding rhodanese-like domain-containing protein, with translation MFGMSDAHVPEVSTQEVDAMLAAPGAPFVLDVREPGEYAVGHIAGSHLIPLGSLPERHSEVPRDRKVVVVCRSGGRSASATRLLLAEGHDATNMAGGMLAWRGPVER, from the coding sequence ATGTTCGGAATGTCCGATGCGCACGTCCCCGAGGTCTCGACCCAGGAGGTCGATGCCATGCTCGCAGCGCCCGGCGCCCCCTTCGTGCTCGACGTGCGAGAGCCCGGCGAGTACGCGGTTGGGCACATCGCGGGTAGCCACCTGATCCCCCTGGGAAGCCTGCCCGAGCGCCACTCGGAGGTCCCCAGGGATCGCAAGGTCGTGGTGGTCTGCCGCAGCGGCGGGCGCAGCGCGAGCGCGACCCGGCTCTTGCTCGCCGAGGGCCACGATGCCACCAACATGGCAGGCGGCATGCTCGCCTGGCGCGGCCCCGTGGAGCGCTAG
- a CDS encoding DUF4234 domain-containing protein has protein sequence MKKSNLLVLILLSIVTLGNYAPIWYLRRREAFNALRTRERLGGVGPTILLLVSIGFLVYSFGFGEAVQHTHFYLGRRIELAATLFNLVIWPIVLLWYGIGVKRILDEHLRATGNDRVRLSGLGVFFFNFLYLQYKINRIITTSEANASMT, from the coding sequence GTGAAGAAGTCAAACCTCTTGGTCCTGATTTTGCTGAGCATCGTAACCCTGGGGAACTATGCCCCGATCTGGTACTTGCGGCGCCGGGAAGCGTTCAACGCGCTGCGGACGAGGGAACGCCTCGGCGGGGTCGGGCCAACTATCTTGCTTCTGGTCAGCATCGGATTCCTCGTCTACTCGTTCGGCTTTGGCGAAGCGGTGCAGCACACCCACTTTTATTTGGGGCGGCGTATCGAGTTGGCGGCCACGCTGTTCAACCTTGTCATTTGGCCAATCGTGCTCTTGTGGTATGGCATTGGCGTGAAGCGGATCTTGGACGAGCATCTCCGCGCCACCGGCAATGATCGCGTGAGGCTCTCCGGTCTCGGGGTCTTTTTCTTCAACTTCTTGTATTTGCAGTACAAGATCAATCGAATCATCACGACAAGCGAGGCCAACGCGTCCATGACCTAG
- a CDS encoding S8 family serine peptidase, whose protein sequence is MTLRRHLALSLGLGLAVTGCQVTSPGAGAGGPAAPVLSAAVEDRYPGESMDASAPVGGTLTGARAAAIVPGEIVVTLSPGAQLPLDWGSLGRASLKEQLRFSHRVALLAPPEGIALDQGLAYLRQQPGVLAAQPNHRIERREATGANDPLLGAQWPYPARTADVYGAWSGLDGVDPARLARTTVAVIDTGVDPDHPDLNVLPGYNSADPVVEGVVSSASFDPAENDHGTACAGVLGAKRGNGMGAAGVAPGVAILPIKVIGSTGGGSDFSILRGLEIAAHYNRPDAPYSNLQNPAAGKVRVVNLSYGPTITARLEVYDAIMEELRQKGIVVCVAAGNNGGDGRVEVPANSPAAVGVSCTFQYLDWEMLAPYSSRGPEIWVSAPGNYIWSTAAKRGASDYSGAYRLFNGTSAAAPFAAGVATLVNIVYGSNGPDQETAAWADRVKRRLAESADDLGAEGLDPFYGHGRVNAARAIRGTLPD, encoded by the coding sequence TCGCTCGGCCTGGGCCTCGCCGTCACGGGCTGCCAGGTGACGAGCCCCGGCGCCGGCGCCGGAGGCCCCGCGGCCCCCGTGCTGAGCGCCGCAGTCGAGGACCGCTATCCCGGCGAGAGCATGGACGCGAGCGCCCCCGTCGGGGGGACGCTCACGGGCGCAAGAGCGGCAGCCATCGTCCCCGGCGAGATCGTCGTGACCCTTTCGCCGGGTGCTCAGCTGCCGCTCGACTGGGGCAGCCTCGGCAGGGCCTCGCTCAAGGAGCAGCTGCGCTTCTCGCACCGCGTCGCCCTGCTCGCGCCGCCCGAAGGCATCGCCCTGGATCAGGGGCTCGCCTACCTGCGCCAGCAGCCGGGGGTCCTCGCGGCGCAGCCCAACCACCGGATCGAGCGGCGCGAGGCCACGGGCGCGAACGACCCGTTGCTCGGCGCCCAGTGGCCCTACCCCGCCAGGACGGCGGACGTCTACGGCGCCTGGTCGGGCCTCGACGGCGTCGATCCGGCCAGGCTCGCGCGCACCACCGTCGCGGTGATCGACACGGGGGTCGATCCCGACCACCCCGACCTCAACGTGCTGCCCGGCTACAACTCGGCGGATCCCGTCGTCGAGGGAGTCGTCTCGAGCGCCTCCTTCGATCCGGCCGAGAACGACCACGGCACCGCGTGCGCCGGGGTGCTCGGCGCGAAGCGCGGCAACGGCATGGGCGCCGCCGGGGTCGCACCGGGGGTGGCCATCCTGCCCATCAAGGTGATCGGCTCGACGGGAGGCGGCTCGGACTTCAGCATCCTCAGGGGGCTCGAGATCGCCGCCCACTACAACCGGCCGGACGCTCCCTACTCCAACCTCCAGAACCCCGCCGCCGGCAAGGTGCGGGTGGTGAACCTGAGCTACGGCCCCACCATCACCGCCCGGCTGGAGGTGTACGACGCGATCATGGAGGAGCTGCGCCAGAAGGGCATCGTCGTCTGCGTGGCGGCCGGCAACAACGGGGGCGACGGCCGCGTCGAGGTTCCCGCCAACAGCCCGGCTGCCGTCGGCGTCTCGTGCACCTTCCAGTACCTCGACTGGGAGATGCTCGCGCCCTACTCGAGCCGCGGCCCCGAGATCTGGGTCTCGGCCCCCGGCAACTACATCTGGAGCACGGCCGCCAAGAGAGGCGCGAGCGACTACTCCGGCGCCTACCGGCTCTTCAACGGCACGAGCGCCGCGGCCCCCTTCGCGGCGGGCGTCGCGACGCTCGTGAACATCGTCTACGGCTCGAACGGCCCCGATCAGGAGACCGCGGCCTGGGCCGACCGGGTCAAGCGCCGGCTGGCCGAGAGCGCGGACGACCTGGGCGCCGAGGGGCTCGACCCGTTCTACGGCCACGGGCGGGTCAACGCCGCCCGCGCGATCCGAGGAACGCTACCGGACTAG
- a CDS encoding thioredoxin family protein, producing the protein MARPAWMTPGLSKWLDRGLTLAAVALVVVTLGRYVLPRTADGLGDAALSPALAPGRVALVELGATYCPSCIASKPIVAALARVYGDRADVRAIDIDRPEYRAEAERLGAIAKLRYTPTFLITDRQGRAVAKFVGPTSYAALSRALDDALKL; encoded by the coding sequence ATGGCGCGGCCGGCATGGATGACACCGGGCCTGTCGAAGTGGCTCGATCGGGGGCTGACCCTCGCGGCGGTCGCGCTCGTCGTCGTGACGCTCGGGCGCTACGTCCTTCCCCGCACCGCCGACGGCCTCGGCGATGCGGCGCTGAGCCCCGCCCTCGCACCGGGGCGGGTCGCGCTGGTGGAGCTCGGGGCGACCTACTGCCCCTCCTGCATCGCCTCCAAGCCCATCGTGGCGGCTCTCGCCAGGGTGTACGGCGATCGCGCCGATGTCCGGGCGATCGACATCGACCGGCCCGAGTACCGAGCGGAGGCCGAGCGCCTGGGCGCTATCGCCAAGCTGCGCTACACCCCGACGTTCCTCATCACCGACCGGCAGGGCCGGGCCGTCGCGAAGTTCGTCGGCCCCACGTCCTATGCCGCCCTTTCCCGGGCGTTGGATGACGCCCTCAAGCTTTGA